The following are encoded in a window of uncultured Sphaerochaeta sp. genomic DNA:
- a CDS encoding redox-sensing transcriptional repressor Rex produces METGYRGIPIPTIKRLPSYLRLLQGYREQGMEMVSATTLAEELGLKPIQVRKDISCTGIEGKPKVGFAVVKLIEAIIHTLGWDNATDAIVVGAGHLGSALARYEGFESYGLKIVAAFDVDPNKWDTWLGDVPVFPLSKVKEYIDRHHVNIGVLAVPADQAQETAELLMECGLLAIWNFAPKDLKLPEHVVVQRTDLATSFAVLSAKVRQKMNKKDLSSEVDDW; encoded by the coding sequence ATGGAAACAGGTTATCGGGGAATACCAATTCCCACCATCAAGAGGCTACCCTCCTACCTTAGGCTTTTGCAAGGGTACCGGGAGCAAGGAATGGAGATGGTCAGCGCTACGACCTTGGCCGAAGAGCTTGGATTGAAACCAATACAAGTACGTAAGGACATTTCCTGTACCGGGATCGAGGGCAAGCCCAAGGTAGGCTTTGCTGTTGTCAAACTCATTGAGGCAATCATCCATACCTTGGGTTGGGACAATGCTACCGATGCAATCGTGGTGGGGGCCGGCCATCTGGGATCCGCACTTGCTCGCTATGAGGGGTTTGAGAGTTATGGGCTCAAGATCGTGGCGGCATTCGATGTTGATCCCAATAAGTGGGATACTTGGCTTGGGGATGTTCCAGTCTTTCCTTTGAGCAAGGTCAAGGAGTATATCGATCGGCACCATGTAAATATCGGAGTTCTCGCAGTTCCTGCCGACCAAGCCCAAGAGACAGCTGAGCTGCTTATGGAGTGTGGATTGCTGGCCATCTGGAATTTTGCACCCAAGGATTTGAAACTTCCCGAGCATGTGGTTGTTCAACGAACCGATCTGGCTACAAGTTTCGCAGTTCTTTCTGCCAAGGTAAGGCAAAAGATGAACAAGAAGGATCTGAGCAGCGAAGTGGATGATTGGTAA
- a CDS encoding (2Fe-2S) ferredoxin domain-containing protein, which yields MKKLVVELCMGSSCFARGNSQTLAALESYLQESGTADRVDLIGHLCMGDCSKGPNIRIADTTYQGLPSDEVIQLVVHELKEWEGIQ from the coding sequence ATGAAGAAATTGGTCGTGGAGCTGTGCATGGGAAGCTCTTGCTTTGCTCGGGGCAACTCCCAGACACTTGCAGCATTGGAGTCCTATCTTCAGGAATCTGGGACTGCAGATCGAGTGGATTTGATAGGACACTTATGCATGGGAGATTGCTCCAAAGGTCCGAATATCCGTATAGCCGATACCACCTACCAAGGGCTTCCTTCCGATGAGGTGATCCAGTTGGTTGTGCATGAACTGAAAGAGTGGGAAGGGATACAATGA
- a CDS encoding [Fe-Fe] hydrogenase large subunit C-terminal domain-containing protein translates to MIHPIYTELTECRDCYKCVRGCPVKAIQVKDGSAVVVKDRCIYCGHCVDICPSHAKKIRGDLARVRQFVQSGRKIFCSLAPSSAAEFPFSTDSLVVALTRLGFSGVSETAIGAHLVNQAIEMYAESHDGYCPWISTACPTVVQTVRKYYPSLVDQLSKVPSPLQCHSAYLRALYGEEIGVVFIGPCIAKKVEADQSPGYPDFALTYEELNAWLLAEHIDLEQIEREVFLDPSIVPSLVPCRAGKSTLYPVEGGMIASLKWGSDPFQTHAVAISGMNQVVGTLSGMEREDQNTAFLELLACEGGCINGPVSNQGRSSASKKSLSSRYTRSRITDQGPVFDGDAAFVAKLLEQGYSLIEKHTAEVERPVSSFVSPHSEEEIDQALKLLGKRDVSDELNCGGCGYNSCREMAIAYLDGMAEMEMCVTKMRKEAQSKMDVLLRTIPVGVVIVDDQLQIVDCNSNFLKLFGDLDFPLEPSQLNLVFGLPVKRFVPFYEKFNNQFTSPSVQQYRLHYKDTFLKVTFFSVEKQHLVGALFEDITTPTVRRETVVKKAEDVIQRSLETVQQIASLLGENAAETEIMLNSLIDAFKVPPSGERDGYMQEGS, encoded by the coding sequence ATGATCCATCCTATATATACAGAGTTGACCGAATGCCGTGACTGTTACAAGTGTGTTCGCGGCTGTCCAGTAAAAGCTATCCAGGTGAAGGATGGCTCAGCAGTAGTGGTGAAGGACCGATGTATCTATTGCGGACACTGTGTTGATATCTGTCCCTCCCATGCCAAGAAAATCCGTGGTGATTTGGCAAGAGTTCGCCAGTTTGTCCAGAGCGGAAGAAAGATCTTCTGTTCTCTAGCCCCTTCCAGTGCAGCTGAATTCCCCTTCAGCACCGATAGCTTGGTGGTGGCGCTTACTCGTCTGGGCTTTAGCGGGGTAAGTGAGACAGCCATCGGGGCTCATTTGGTGAACCAGGCAATTGAGATGTATGCAGAATCCCATGATGGATACTGCCCATGGATTTCCACAGCCTGCCCAACGGTGGTCCAGACGGTTAGAAAGTACTACCCCTCATTGGTTGATCAACTCAGCAAGGTTCCCTCCCCATTGCAGTGCCATAGTGCCTATTTACGGGCGCTCTACGGAGAAGAGATTGGAGTGGTCTTCATTGGTCCTTGTATCGCAAAAAAGGTGGAAGCCGACCAGAGTCCTGGTTATCCGGACTTCGCCTTGACCTATGAGGAACTCAATGCCTGGCTTCTTGCTGAGCATATTGACTTGGAGCAGATTGAGAGAGAGGTTTTCCTTGACCCTTCCATCGTACCTTCCTTAGTTCCCTGTCGTGCTGGTAAATCGACGCTCTACCCCGTAGAGGGTGGGATGATAGCCTCATTGAAGTGGGGCAGTGATCCCTTCCAGACCCATGCTGTTGCCATCAGTGGTATGAATCAGGTGGTAGGAACACTATCAGGGATGGAAAGGGAAGACCAAAATACGGCATTCCTTGAACTCCTTGCCTGCGAAGGTGGTTGCATCAATGGACCGGTGAGTAACCAAGGACGTTCTTCTGCCTCGAAAAAGAGCCTAAGCTCACGCTATACCCGTAGTCGGATCACCGATCAAGGTCCTGTATTTGATGGAGATGCAGCATTTGTTGCGAAGCTTCTTGAACAAGGCTATTCCCTGATTGAGAAACATACTGCTGAGGTAGAGAGGCCTGTATCGAGTTTTGTTTCTCCTCATAGTGAAGAAGAAATTGACCAAGCACTCAAGTTGTTGGGGAAAAGGGATGTCTCTGATGAGTTGAACTGTGGCGGATGTGGTTACAATAGCTGCCGGGAGATGGCCATCGCCTATCTTGATGGAATGGCTGAGATGGAGATGTGTGTGACCAAGATGAGGAAGGAAGCCCAAAGCAAGATGGATGTGCTGCTCAGAACCATTCCGGTGGGCGTGGTGATTGTGGATGACCAACTCCAGATTGTCGACTGCAACAGCAACTTCCTCAAACTGTTCGGAGATCTTGATTTTCCTTTGGAGCCATCCCAGTTGAACCTGGTCTTTGGATTGCCTGTTAAGCGTTTTGTCCCGTTTTACGAGAAGTTTAACAATCAATTCACTTCTCCCTCGGTGCAACAGTACCGACTCCATTACAAGGATACGTTTCTCAAGGTGACATTCTTCTCAGTTGAGAAACAGCATCTGGTAGGAGCTTTGTTTGAAGACATCACCACTCCGACCGTGCGTCGTGAGACCGTGGTGAAAAAAGCTGAGGATGTTATCCAGAGAAGCTTGGAGACCGTCCAACAGATTGCATCCTTGCTTGGGGAGAATGCAGCAGAGACTGAGATCATGCTTAATAGCCTTATCGATGCCTTCAAGGTTCCCCCGAGCGGGGAGCGGGATGGTTATATGCAGGAAGGATCATGA
- a CDS encoding SpoIIE family protein phosphatase, with the protein MNDVFIDVDYAQIYKHGQKIGGDVFLLSRQDASAQIVCTLSDGLGSGVKANVLASLTARMAHKLSFSPMDLTRSAKIIMNTLPVCKERKISYATFTIADLRRSNTDEVLVNLVEYDNPSALMFQGSTHVQWEREKIDLRRDGAFKQEVLGHSHLKLSVGSRLLIFSDGVTQAGMGKSLPLGWRLEGVRSFAQQVIERDPDISSHDLAREVVSHAHRLDRLIAKDDITCMVVYVRKPRRTLVVTGPPFKQEQDPLLVEKIQRFEGKRIVSGGTTAQIVSRILNRQLKVDMSCWSPQVPPCSMMEGLDLVTEGMLTLSKVATALEQKKPAYTLPNDAVKKFIQVMQESDQVHFIVGTKINEAHQDPSIPVEIGIRRTLIGRLQRALEDNYLKETSLEYM; encoded by the coding sequence ATGAACGACGTATTCATTGATGTTGATTATGCACAAATCTACAAGCACGGTCAGAAAATTGGGGGAGATGTATTCCTTCTTTCCAGGCAGGATGCATCGGCCCAGATTGTCTGTACCCTCAGTGATGGTCTTGGCAGTGGGGTGAAGGCAAATGTATTGGCAAGCCTTACTGCCCGTATGGCCCACAAGCTCAGCTTCAGTCCCATGGATCTGACACGTTCAGCAAAAATCATCATGAATACACTTCCTGTGTGCAAGGAGAGGAAGATCAGCTATGCTACGTTTACCATCGCAGATCTGAGAAGAAGCAATACGGATGAGGTACTGGTGAATCTTGTTGAGTATGACAATCCTTCAGCTCTCATGTTCCAAGGGAGTACCCACGTACAGTGGGAACGGGAGAAGATTGATCTCAGGAGGGATGGGGCGTTCAAGCAAGAGGTTCTGGGACACTCCCACCTCAAGCTCTCGGTTGGAAGCCGTCTCTTGATCTTCAGCGATGGGGTTACCCAGGCGGGGATGGGAAAGTCACTTCCCTTGGGCTGGCGTCTTGAGGGGGTCCGGTCATTTGCCCAGCAGGTGATTGAAAGGGACCCGGATATTTCCAGCCATGACCTGGCGCGGGAAGTTGTATCGCATGCCCACAGATTGGATCGTCTAATTGCAAAGGACGACATAACCTGCATGGTCGTATATGTGAGAAAACCCAGGAGAACACTGGTAGTGACAGGACCTCCTTTTAAGCAGGAACAGGATCCTTTACTGGTTGAGAAAATCCAGAGATTTGAGGGAAAGCGGATTGTCAGCGGGGGAACTACCGCACAGATTGTCAGCAGGATCCTGAATCGACAGCTGAAGGTGGATATGAGCTGTTGGTCACCACAAGTACCTCCCTGTTCCATGATGGAAGGGCTTGATCTGGTGACTGAGGGAATGTTGACCCTGAGTAAGGTAGCCACAGCACTGGAGCAGAAAAAACCAGCATATACGCTACCCAATGATGCAGTGAAGAAGTTTATACAGGTGATGCAAGAGAGTGATCAAGTGCACTTTATTGTTGGAACGAAAATCAATGAAGCACACCAGGATCCCAGTATCCCGGTGGAGATCGGGATACGCAGGACCTTGATTGGAAGGTTGCAACGGGCTTTAGAAGACAATTATTTAAAAGAGACCTCTTTGGAGTATATGTAG
- a CDS encoding monomeric [FeFe] hydrogenase, whose product MLELNNQYTTIKRQVHTEVLKQFFQDTLAQNVDKIPIQLIPKQRIPTRCCIYKERAMVRYRIMAFLGFDIETEDDEMKSLSSYVREIMEEDKPLAPLLTTISTACSSCPPDRYMISDACRGCFARPCLANCPKDCITFSGGKAHIDETRCIRCGKCMEVCPFHAVVHIPVPCEQACPVDAVKKNEYGYVEIDWDRCISCGKCAMSCPFGAIVERSSIMTVAKKLKNNDHMTAIIAPAIEGQFPGTLAQIKHALLATGFRTVIEVSEGAHETCLHEADELATRKKEGTGFMTTSCCPAYMNLVDKHLPFLVNRRSSALSPMAYTAALAKERCEETSVVFIGPCLAKKDEAATLGTIDGVLTFSELASLFVAKGIDVREMEGTDLEDVSLFEDCREFALSGGVASCVSKRVAVGDEISLFQVNGIDRKMARVMKTWERRPVDADLVEVMCCEGGCINGPGVVAKPSVAIRLRGGNKASSPVEAMRAILKPKE is encoded by the coding sequence ATGCTTGAATTGAATAACCAATATACGACGATCAAGAGACAGGTACACACTGAGGTGCTCAAGCAATTCTTCCAGGATACATTGGCCCAGAATGTGGATAAGATTCCTATACAACTCATTCCAAAGCAGCGTATCCCTACCAGATGTTGTATCTACAAGGAGCGGGCAATGGTCCGCTACCGCATTATGGCATTCCTGGGTTTTGATATCGAGACGGAAGATGATGAGATGAAGAGTCTCTCCTCCTATGTGAGGGAAATCATGGAGGAAGACAAACCTCTAGCCCCTCTATTGACGACAATCAGTACTGCCTGCTCTTCCTGCCCTCCCGATCGTTACATGATCAGTGATGCCTGTCGTGGATGTTTTGCCCGTCCCTGTCTTGCCAACTGTCCCAAGGACTGTATCACCTTCTCAGGAGGAAAGGCCCATATTGATGAGACCAGATGCATCCGTTGTGGGAAGTGCATGGAGGTATGCCCCTTTCATGCAGTTGTGCATATTCCTGTACCTTGTGAGCAGGCATGTCCGGTCGATGCAGTGAAGAAGAATGAATATGGTTATGTGGAAATTGATTGGGATAGATGTATCAGCTGTGGAAAGTGCGCAATGAGCTGCCCCTTTGGGGCCATTGTAGAACGTTCGTCGATAATGACGGTAGCAAAAAAACTCAAGAATAATGACCACATGACGGCAATCATTGCCCCGGCGATCGAAGGACAGTTTCCAGGGACACTTGCCCAAATCAAACATGCGCTGCTTGCAACTGGATTCAGAACGGTGATTGAAGTCAGTGAAGGAGCCCATGAGACATGCTTGCATGAGGCTGATGAGCTGGCAACCAGGAAGAAGGAAGGGACAGGATTTATGACCACGAGCTGTTGTCCAGCATATATGAACCTGGTGGATAAGCATCTTCCCTTCCTTGTAAACCGTCGTTCCTCTGCACTGTCTCCAATGGCATATACAGCAGCTCTTGCCAAGGAGAGGTGTGAAGAAACGAGTGTGGTCTTTATCGGTCCCTGCCTAGCGAAAAAGGATGAGGCGGCAACACTTGGTACTATTGATGGAGTATTGACCTTCAGTGAACTGGCCTCTTTATTTGTTGCAAAGGGAATTGATGTACGTGAGATGGAGGGGACTGATCTTGAAGATGTCTCCCTCTTTGAGGATTGCAGGGAATTTGCCCTCTCCGGTGGTGTTGCTTCCTGTGTGAGCAAGCGTGTGGCTGTAGGGGATGAGATATCGCTGTTCCAGGTAAACGGGATAGACAGGAAAATGGCCCGTGTAATGAAAACCTGGGAGAGAAGACCGGTAGATGCCGATTTGGTCGAAGTTATGTGTTGTGAAGGGGGGTGTATCAACGGACCAGGAGTGGTAGCAAAGCCTTCGGTTGCAATACGGCTCAGGGGAGGCAATAAAGCCTCTAGCCCCGTAGAAGCGATGCGTGCCATACTGAAGCCCAAGGAGTAA
- a CDS encoding GAF domain-containing protein, whose translation MHVTTDSSFLEQLTAITDGWDGSTERRYCHLCNVSALLNQQLENINWVGFYLMTEDRRALVLGPFQGKVACTDISLDRGVCGLAARSKESVRVDDVHTFPGHIACDSASMSELVVPLVSSSGDVVGVLDVDSAQKGRFSEDDQLLLEGAAKIICEALWT comes from the coding sequence ATGCATGTAACTACAGACAGTTCATTCCTTGAACAACTTACTGCAATAACTGACGGGTGGGATGGGAGTACGGAAAGACGATATTGTCATCTCTGTAATGTTTCCGCATTGCTTAACCAGCAGCTGGAGAACATCAACTGGGTAGGGTTCTATCTAATGACTGAAGACCGGAGAGCACTGGTGCTCGGCCCTTTCCAGGGAAAAGTTGCCTGTACTGATATCAGCCTGGATCGTGGAGTATGTGGACTTGCTGCCCGCTCAAAAGAGAGTGTAAGGGTGGACGATGTACACACCTTCCCAGGCCACATTGCCTGCGACAGTGCTTCCATGAGTGAATTGGTGGTGCCCTTGGTCAGCAGTAGTGGTGATGTGGTTGGTGTCTTGGATGTAGATAGTGCCCAAAAAGGACGTTTCTCTGAAGATGACCAACTTCTGTTGGAAGGTGCTGCGAAGATCATTT